One genomic segment of Longimicrobium sp. includes these proteins:
- a CDS encoding YceI family protein: MMGGLLALVLLCAPGTPGAHPEPAPAAREDTLRLDPARSVIRWKGTKFRGRGSHEGTVRLAAGYLLAEGGNVRGGAFRIDMNAIEVTDIPESDPIPRRRLRDHLRSDHFFATDRYPAADFRLRSVTPSGPGSYDVVGDLTLRGQTHPVRFAARAVPFSGGGLRATAQLAIDRQRWGVAYRGTSLGEIAVDDTVHLGLNLVFGR, translated from the coding sequence ATGATGGGCGGACTGCTCGCACTCGTGCTCCTCTGCGCGCCCGGCACTCCGGGCGCGCACCCGGAGCCGGCGCCCGCCGCGCGCGAGGACACGCTGCGCCTCGACCCGGCGCGGTCGGTCATCCGCTGGAAGGGCACGAAGTTCAGGGGGAGGGGGAGTCACGAGGGGACTGTTCGGCTCGCCGCGGGCTACCTGCTGGCGGAGGGAGGGAACGTGCGCGGCGGCGCCTTCCGCATCGACATGAACGCCATCGAGGTCACTGACATCCCGGAGAGCGACCCCATTCCCCGCCGCCGCCTGCGCGACCACCTGCGCAGCGACCACTTCTTCGCCACCGATCGCTATCCCGCCGCGGACTTCCGCCTGCGCAGCGTGACGCCCTCCGGCCCGGGGAGCTACGACGTCGTGGGCGACCTCACCCTGCGCGGCCAGACGCACCCGGTCCGCTTCGCCGCGCGCGCCGTCCCTTTCTCCGGCGGCGGCCTGCGCGCGACGGCGCAGCTCGCCATCGACCGGCAGCGCTGGGGCGTGGCCTACCGCGGTACGTCGCTGGGAGAGATCGCGGTGGACGACACGGTCCATCTGGGGCTTAACCTGGTCTTCGGGAGATGA